One part of the Tunicatimonas pelagia genome encodes these proteins:
- a CDS encoding T9SS type A sorting domain-containing protein: MSIREAVLLLSILFQVGGGTAGLAQTGPAGVGNSDGSSGQPQNVMWLDAQSLGLTNGAAVGTWTDVSGNTNNATQATIAAQPLFQTNIFDTDKAVIRFDGSDDVLGFDGSLIANSDYTVVIVAARRSTGGRRLWMGGTNGATNTNLHVGWNGTNFMAHHWGNDHNAAMTGGAPGTTEGTFGIFMHGLEAGLATEQRKIIQNGITLGTRNNSGTLSSYPGAGLARERTSFYDIDIAEFVVYSTALNSPQRVIVDNYLSAKYNITLGVNDYYDESASSGHEFDVVGIGHDGGTSHTVANSAGFILRAYNGSLDTDGEYLMAGHDNTTNTTSTANLSGSVVERWARSWYIDKTTAGTLDATLTFDFREGISGDFPQEANNYELLRLNTGSGNYEAVTVASKTVLGYRISFEVADANLIDGTYTIGTTNTTDSPIEGLPGDNWYSYQTGNWSDPDVWTTDPSGSLLTNPSNDIPGPGDNVFILVGDNITTNVNNIAIGSIRIDESINIAATNGHNFNFISGNGRIRMSGNAGTDNFPAGDASSFADAVNGGTVEIYGTGITLDQTRTWNNLVINMTAATNDVVQLANITLNGNLTVTQGDWQINNNSATIPLDLEVMGNVLVDTDGSMSVGTGNTIGTFSISGTNLPGIGEYHNIYHQLILHGDFSNNNTVRLTNETTPIYNELSTQGAVTTRFRGATNNTVSLNGTTDFYNLVVDKGVNQTYVLTINSANTSYFSLFGPNNVGRRNNAPFSAANPEIRKALFIHNGTLHLTGNISIPTLSEGNTNGGNGDYAIGASAALHLNGPNVFVYSTATDNSTSGNTQVADASGSTITTGGSNQALSVYGTLRVSTGYFSTRNSAGLIFWSASNGTVQIEGGTIDVSQMRTAGGGGGIPSYIQSGGTVDVRGNTGVAGEVSGGFALFGIDDPNGVFTMSGGTLLIRDNSGAAAGGINISSDPGNINITGGQVHTDYEGTVEINTTAPFYDFVVETHTVEMQSDLRIINDLRIRTGATRSSGGNTYGGYLDLCPDGTTCYDLEVGRNLTIEDNGVLDLFTDATDDVGSATLTFNGTENGIFYIGDITTYDASLTTYSDPDGDESYVDYRLPIYNLVVDKSGGIIQLQAKNPGVEDGAGAKTAVGGKNLDSNGARLLYISNGLTIASGSTLNQIDPTNDAFGYIVRVYAPEINVDGNLLVYEQGVNPVNSFLEVREQDAGTVGDVILINATTGSTIGNITVDLGNDELRLGGDLNVTRFSYRHGGVNIGTYRLKVDIFDLNTENDGDSDRLRNGNGENLFGDNRAGAEQYFFTEGNASDGGLSIKVPRVSNVHGTDDTQNVGFDPSYGNRNHEYQNQNLIWFPIGIKDKYTPAVVYLHDNGTTDGDEYITVRPVEGELQTTDLSGGDLLSYYWNVDFEGYAASEEPTVSWLFQYDQADVSGTEANYVPGKVRDGGTYARSYDGLAEAVRHAGNSGNDGIAEDGNIMGNNPGNIIIFNGDNTDNVDPVTLTTNANDDIDGIGGQKIFNDGGAPELSAERVNGNWDNAFPGTGFPLENANYTAGVAARFAGAPEIYYSTTVNDGNNTDFNENDRWNETNLWSTVGHYSSTNDGNFPQAGDIAIMAFGLQNPNSTTDNAQRAHWFFLNQDLDLAELIFSEEVTNANGDIVVNDDSFQPQLIIERNNAHNINIGKVSGNGTFNVQVGCTSCNADPSVSNIVVADITADFGEFAANRFARFDYDLYNNNNTAVFLPTSFPEIYPNVNIKGQSGNGRSLVFQEDITINRNLTIREGGVLRLSNLATGDITVGNNLVMTTNNRGDDVVFPDSGPGRTLRIEGNILMDNNGDQIRVDDNNDAGNVVLHTLQVGGNIQQDRGQIDLYNGTGANRDHAVLELIGNNNATYTRADNPVMDLYRLIVNKGTNQDSTFSFNNDFNIPQPSAIGQQPVEILNGTLIINDPAIGITLTDASTGDFLLPNTANPVASSGSGGLEIQQGTVSVVGDDTGIILDGLLRVSGGTLDLDDAANNGNNFIEYTASGNAELEVSDGTLTVGSQIRRSTSNLSGVLKYRQTGGTVEVGTQGDNLGVFEEDRGVFEVTNAGSEFTLTGGNFTIMSQNGTTPTVASLLLEPASSSVFGSTINLGGTSTPVGQTIGINSTVALNNLVINSTNSPTVQIQVRDLTINGDLTINSGTGLDANGLGLLMGGDLVNNGTFTANGNTTTFGGSANQQVSGSATTTFFNVTQTNNNTVALSAHNIVITNDLNLADGTLDDGGNTITLQRNMIHDGTHVTSATGGEGIVFAGSSQQQITRSVPGSSTFGKLTINNSNGIRIPDNNGYNFTIDNTLRLSLGVFDIGSSLLTITADATIEEVNTFGATNMIQTNSSFTDNGVRRNFNAVASATPLMFPIGQTKYTPVEFDITSSDAGSITVRPANEMHPSIVNDSETPEIVDADNVLQYHWIVKAADLTNFTATATMTYDQADVAVSDYPETSYIPARLYENDTFWDKSLPTSNVNTTDNTIEFPFSNVTDANITGDYTAGFPDAIPDEVPTYETTGTGGDYTDHTTWNPIGGAPPLGPGDRPVGSIIIVRSGDVLTFDQNSIRAYRTTIEAGGVLEVDDTFGHSLGTVSGAGDIRIISNDNSAVMPAGFYTDFFSCSGGGLEYAGTGNYSIEGGLTELRNLTLSGSGARNLPNNTLTVCNDFTITGPTFNNPNNQSVTVQNDLLLNSGTFNNGSGVLTVDNNLTVTGGSFNGNTGSKSIGNGLTVNSGLLNVGSAGTFSVGGNVAFVSGTFSGGSGSAVLSLAGSTTQTVSGAFTGAAAFHRLQIDNGAGVSLTGSAEVNTELQLADGIVNNGSNTFTLAQLANVTPNGGSAASYVSGQVRKVIVNGGSFEFPIGKGRYAPLEVENVSSSSTLTWRAEYFQQNAQVSVAAVDNMTPSNDGETIETISQGEYWIVSDDAGATPSGLVTAEINLSWDGGSDVSATVADYDDLRVMWWDDAGSHWDNAGFGGHTGASGGQGSQSFGKLFSAVAISFSENVVTMGSTTAANPLPVEFLEFTAEAQRFSVLLKWKTASEENNDFFEVQRSKDGKSWEAIGVVDGAGNSTTVLSYSYKDENPLVGTIYYRLRQVDFDGRFEHSKTASVEVDGFSPLNTSVLDIRVFPNPTKGVITLQVEGLPSGAVATVKLIDLFGNALEVIQVPTENLVLGVKLNQQRRQPSGLYFVDIQQGNVNLQRKVIIR; encoded by the coding sequence ATGAGTATTCGAGAAGCTGTACTGTTATTGTCAATTTTGTTTCAAGTAGGAGGTGGCACGGCAGGGTTGGCTCAGACCGGACCAGCCGGAGTAGGTAACTCCGACGGATCTTCCGGGCAACCCCAAAACGTTATGTGGCTGGATGCTCAATCCCTCGGGTTAACTAATGGCGCAGCCGTAGGTACTTGGACTGATGTTTCTGGTAATACCAATAATGCTACCCAAGCTACTATTGCAGCGCAACCCCTATTCCAGACCAATATTTTTGATACGGATAAGGCCGTCATTCGCTTTGATGGATCTGACGACGTTTTGGGGTTTGATGGTTCACTAATCGCTAATTCTGATTACACAGTAGTGATAGTAGCCGCTCGCCGATCAACGGGTGGACGTAGACTATGGATGGGAGGTACTAATGGTGCAACCAATACCAACCTACACGTTGGTTGGAACGGTACCAACTTTATGGCTCATCATTGGGGTAATGACCATAATGCCGCCATGACCGGAGGTGCCCCAGGTACTACCGAAGGTACGTTTGGTATCTTTATGCACGGCTTAGAAGCAGGACTAGCCACTGAGCAGCGAAAAATCATTCAAAACGGGATTACTTTAGGTACTCGCAACAATAGCGGAACCCTTTCTAGCTATCCAGGGGCAGGGTTGGCCCGGGAAAGAACGAGTTTTTACGATATAGATATAGCTGAGTTTGTAGTCTACTCTACTGCACTCAATTCGCCCCAAAGGGTCATCGTAGATAACTACCTTAGTGCTAAATATAATATTACTCTAGGAGTAAACGACTACTATGATGAGTCAGCATCTAGCGGGCACGAATTTGATGTTGTCGGAATCGGTCACGATGGAGGTACTAGCCACACAGTAGCTAATTCGGCCGGATTTATTTTAAGGGCCTACAATGGAAGCCTAGACACCGATGGTGAATACCTGATGGCTGGGCATGATAATACTACCAATACAACCTCTACTGCCAACTTATCAGGAAGTGTTGTTGAGCGTTGGGCCCGTAGCTGGTACATAGATAAAACCACTGCTGGTACACTTGATGCCACGCTTACGTTTGATTTTCGAGAAGGAATTAGTGGCGATTTTCCGCAAGAGGCTAACAACTATGAATTATTGCGCTTAAACACCGGTAGTGGTAACTACGAAGCGGTAACCGTAGCGAGTAAGACAGTTTTGGGTTACAGAATATCTTTTGAGGTAGCGGATGCTAACCTTATTGATGGTACTTATACGATAGGCACTACTAATACTACTGATAGTCCGATAGAAGGATTACCCGGAGACAATTGGTACTCATACCAAACAGGTAACTGGAGTGACCCTGATGTATGGACGACCGACCCTTCCGGTTCGTTATTAACTAATCCCAGTAACGATATTCCTGGGCCTGGCGATAATGTGTTTATTTTAGTGGGTGATAACATTACTACCAACGTTAACAACATTGCTATAGGTTCTATTAGAATAGATGAGAGCATTAATATAGCTGCTACAAACGGACATAATTTTAACTTCATCTCTGGAAATGGGCGTATCCGGATGTCGGGTAATGCTGGTACCGACAACTTTCCAGCTGGGGATGCCTCTTCCTTCGCTGATGCCGTCAATGGAGGTACAGTTGAAATATACGGTACTGGGATTACGTTAGATCAAACCCGTACGTGGAATAACCTAGTCATCAACATGACTGCCGCCACTAACGATGTAGTGCAACTGGCTAACATTACGCTCAATGGTAACCTAACCGTCACCCAAGGTGATTGGCAGATCAACAATAATTCAGCGACAATCCCCCTTGATCTGGAAGTAATGGGTAACGTTCTGGTTGATACCGACGGTAGCATGAGCGTAGGCACAGGCAATACAATTGGTACGTTTAGTATATCTGGCACAAACTTACCTGGAATAGGAGAATATCATAATATTTACCACCAACTGATACTACACGGAGACTTCAGTAATAACAATACGGTGAGACTTACCAACGAGACTACCCCTATTTACAATGAGCTTTCTACGCAAGGAGCGGTAACAACCCGCTTTCGGGGGGCTACTAATAATACCGTGAGTCTCAATGGCACTACCGACTTTTATAATTTAGTAGTAGACAAAGGTGTCAACCAGACTTACGTGCTTACTATCAACTCAGCTAATACATCATATTTTAGCTTATTTGGTCCCAACAACGTAGGCAGGCGAAATAATGCTCCTTTCTCGGCAGCTAATCCTGAAATAAGGAAAGCCCTCTTCATTCACAATGGCACCTTACATCTTACGGGTAATATTTCTATTCCTACCTTATCAGAAGGTAATACCAATGGTGGTAACGGTGACTATGCAATTGGAGCCAGTGCGGCCTTGCACTTAAATGGGCCTAATGTTTTTGTGTATTCAACAGCCACTGACAACAGCACATCGGGTAATACCCAAGTGGCTGATGCTTCTGGAAGTACAATAACCACCGGTGGATCAAATCAGGCACTTTCAGTCTACGGTACGCTTCGCGTTTCAACCGGATACTTTAGTACAAGAAACAGTGCAGGCTTGATATTCTGGTCAGCAAGTAACGGCACTGTACAAATTGAAGGAGGAACCATCGACGTGTCCCAGATGAGAACCGCAGGAGGGGGTGGGGGTATCCCCAGCTACATCCAGTCAGGTGGTACAGTAGATGTGCGCGGAAACACCGGAGTTGCCGGCGAAGTATCCGGCGGGTTTGCGCTATTCGGCATTGATGACCCCAACGGAGTGTTTACTATGTCTGGAGGTACGCTGTTGATACGCGATAATAGTGGGGCGGCCGCCGGAGGAATTAATATTAGCTCAGACCCTGGCAACATCAACATAACCGGTGGGCAGGTACATACCGATTATGAAGGTACAGTTGAAATTAACACTACCGCACCTTTCTACGATTTTGTGGTAGAAACCCATACTGTAGAAATGCAGAGTGACTTACGGATTATAAATGACTTGAGAATCAGGACGGGCGCTACTCGATCATCGGGTGGTAATACCTACGGTGGCTACCTTGATTTGTGCCCCGATGGCACCACGTGCTACGACTTGGAAGTAGGAAGAAATTTAACTATTGAAGATAACGGAGTATTAGATCTATTTACCGATGCCACTGATGATGTAGGTAGCGCAACGCTTACTTTTAATGGTACCGAAAACGGAATTTTCTACATTGGTGACATTACCACTTATGATGCATCATTAACAACGTATAGTGACCCCGATGGAGATGAAAGCTACGTAGATTACCGCTTACCAATTTATAATTTAGTAGTTGATAAATCGGGTGGTATCATACAATTGCAGGCAAAGAACCCAGGCGTTGAAGATGGTGCTGGAGCTAAGACCGCTGTGGGCGGTAAGAACTTAGATTCAAACGGAGCGCGTCTGCTGTACATAAGTAATGGGTTAACCATAGCTAGTGGCTCTACCTTGAATCAGATTGACCCTACGAATGATGCGTTTGGTTACATTGTAAGAGTTTATGCCCCTGAAATTAATGTTGATGGAAACCTACTAGTGTATGAGCAAGGGGTCAATCCTGTTAACTCTTTTCTGGAAGTGAGGGAGCAAGATGCTGGTACGGTAGGAGATGTTATTTTAATCAATGCTACTACTGGCTCAACTATCGGTAATATAACGGTTGACTTAGGCAACGACGAACTACGTTTAGGTGGTGATCTGAATGTAACTCGCTTTTCGTACCGACACGGTGGAGTAAATATTGGAACGTACAGACTGAAGGTTGATATTTTTGACTTAAATACTGAAAATGATGGGGATAGTGACCGTTTGCGTAATGGCAATGGTGAGAACCTTTTCGGTGACAACAGGGCCGGGGCTGAACAATATTTCTTTACTGAAGGGAATGCTTCGGACGGTGGACTCAGTATTAAAGTACCTCGAGTATCTAATGTACATGGGACTGATGATACCCAAAACGTAGGCTTCGATCCTAGCTATGGTAATAGAAACCACGAATACCAAAACCAAAACCTGATCTGGTTCCCTATTGGAATTAAGGATAAATATACTCCGGCAGTAGTTTACTTGCATGATAATGGCACTACGGATGGTGATGAGTACATTACCGTCCGTCCGGTAGAAGGTGAACTACAAACCACTGACTTGAGTGGTGGTGACCTGCTGTCTTACTACTGGAACGTAGATTTTGAGGGTTACGCCGCCAGTGAAGAGCCAACAGTTTCTTGGCTGTTCCAGTATGACCAAGCTGATGTCAGTGGTACTGAGGCTAACTATGTGCCCGGTAAAGTACGGGACGGTGGTACGTACGCGCGTTCTTACGACGGTTTGGCGGAAGCAGTTAGGCACGCTGGTAATAGCGGTAACGATGGCATTGCCGAAGATGGTAATATCATGGGGAATAATCCTGGTAACATTATCATATTCAATGGAGATAATACAGATAATGTTGATCCGGTTACACTTACTACCAATGCCAACGACGATATTGATGGAATTGGAGGACAGAAAATATTCAATGACGGAGGTGCCCCTGAATTATCGGCTGAAAGAGTAAACGGTAACTGGGACAATGCCTTCCCCGGTACTGGTTTCCCTCTAGAAAATGCGAACTACACCGCCGGAGTGGCTGCTAGGTTTGCGGGAGCACCAGAGATTTACTATTCCACTACAGTGAACGACGGGAATAACACCGACTTTAACGAGAATGACCGGTGGAATGAAACTAACCTCTGGTCAACAGTAGGCCATTATTCGTCTACTAATGATGGTAATTTCCCACAAGCCGGTGATATTGCAATTATGGCCTTTGGATTACAAAACCCCAATTCAACGACTGATAATGCTCAAAGAGCTCATTGGTTTTTCTTGAATCAAGATCTAGATTTAGCCGAGCTTATATTTTCGGAAGAGGTAACTAATGCCAACGGCGATATTGTTGTGAATGATGATTCATTTCAGCCACAACTAATCATAGAGAGAAATAACGCGCATAATATCAATATAGGGAAAGTAAGTGGTAATGGTACTTTCAACGTGCAAGTGGGCTGTACTTCGTGTAATGCCGACCCATCTGTCTCTAACATAGTTGTGGCTGATATAACCGCCGACTTTGGGGAGTTTGCTGCTAACAGATTTGCCCGTTTTGATTACGATCTATATAATAATAACAACACGGCTGTCTTCCTACCTACCTCTTTCCCAGAAATATATCCTAATGTTAACATTAAGGGTCAAAGTGGTAATGGACGCAGCCTTGTCTTCCAAGAAGATATAACTATCAACAGAAACCTGACGATTAGGGAAGGTGGTGTTTTAAGGCTGAGCAACCTTGCTACCGGTGACATTACAGTTGGTAATAATTTAGTAATGACAACTAATAACCGGGGCGATGATGTAGTATTTCCTGACTCGGGTCCAGGAAGGACGTTGCGCATTGAAGGAAATATACTCATGGACAACAACGGTGATCAAATTCGTGTAGATGACAACAACGATGCAGGAAACGTAGTACTACATACCCTTCAGGTTGGTGGTAATATTCAGCAAGACCGAGGACAGATAGATTTATATAATGGAACCGGGGCTAACCGAGACCATGCAGTGCTTGAACTCATTGGTAACAACAACGCCACTTATACACGAGCCGATAACCCGGTAATGGATTTGTATCGTCTGATAGTAAATAAAGGCACTAATCAAGACTCTACTTTTTCGTTCAATAACGACTTTAACATTCCTCAACCTTCAGCAATAGGTCAGCAACCAGTTGAAATACTTAATGGTACACTAATCATTAATGATCCGGCTATCGGTATCACCCTCACGGATGCATCTACCGGTGATTTCTTGCTACCCAATACCGCCAATCCGGTGGCTTCTTCCGGCTCGGGCGGATTGGAGATACAGCAGGGTACGGTTAGCGTAGTGGGTGACGATACCGGAATTATTTTGGATGGATTGCTACGCGTAAGTGGCGGTACACTAGACCTGGACGATGCTGCTAACAATGGTAACAACTTTATTGAATACACCGCCTCGGGCAATGCCGAATTAGAAGTAAGCGATGGTACATTGACTGTGGGTTCACAAATCCGTCGCAGCACATCTAATTTATCTGGCGTGCTCAAATACCGGCAGACTGGGGGCACCGTAGAAGTAGGTACCCAAGGGGATAACCTAGGTGTGTTTGAAGAAGACCGAGGGGTGTTTGAAGTGACTAATGCCGGAAGTGAGTTTACACTCACTGGGGGTAATTTTACTATCATGAGCCAAAACGGCACTACACCCACGGTAGCTTCATTATTGCTGGAGCCAGCATCATCTAGCGTGTTTGGTTCTACTATCAATCTAGGAGGGACATCTACCCCGGTAGGGCAAACGATTGGTATCAATTCAACGGTTGCCCTAAACAATTTGGTCATCAATAGTACTAATAGTCCAACCGTACAGATACAAGTTAGAGACCTAACAATCAATGGAGACTTAACCATCAATAGTGGTACCGGGCTAGATGCAAACGGATTAGGTCTACTTATGGGCGGCGATTTGGTCAATAATGGTACGTTTACTGCGAATGGTAACACTACTACCTTTGGTGGCTCAGCTAATCAACAGGTTAGTGGTAGTGCTACAACTACTTTCTTTAATGTTACCCAAACCAACAACAATACGGTTGCCCTATCAGCGCACAACATTGTGATCACCAATGATCTTAATCTAGCCGATGGTACGCTGGACGATGGTGGTAACACGATCACTTTGCAAAGAAATATGATTCATGATGGTACACACGTTACCTCAGCTACCGGGGGAGAAGGAATTGTATTTGCCGGAAGTAGTCAGCAACAGATTACCCGCTCAGTTCCCGGGAGCAGTACCTTTGGAAAGCTAACCATCAATAACAGTAACGGGATACGTATACCGGACAATAACGGTTATAACTTTACAATTGATAATACGCTAAGGCTAAGCTTAGGTGTATTTGATATCGGTAGTAGTCTGCTAACCATTACCGCTGATGCCACTATTGAAGAGGTGAATACCTTTGGGGCAACTAACATGATTCAGACTAATAGTTCGTTTACAGATAATGGGGTGCGTCGTAATTTCAACGCCGTAGCTTCCGCTACCCCACTCATGTTCCCTATTGGGCAGACCAAATATACTCCGGTAGAGTTTGATATTACTAGCAGTGACGCGGGAAGTATCACCGTGCGCCCCGCCAACGAAATGCACCCAAGTATTGTCAACGATTCGGAAACGCCAGAAATTGTAGATGCTGATAACGTACTACAGTACCACTGGATTGTAAAAGCGGCTGACCTCACTAATTTTACCGCAACAGCTACCATGACCTACGATCAGGCTGATGTAGCCGTTTCTGATTACCCAGAAACAAGTTACATACCAGCTCGTTTGTACGAAAACGATACTTTCTGGGATAAATCTCTGCCTACCTCCAATGTCAACACTACCGATAATACTATTGAGTTTCCTTTCAGTAATGTTACGGATGCTAACATCACTGGGGACTATACGGCTGGTTTTCCTGATGCCATCCCCGATGAAGTACCTACCTATGAAACTACGGGAACCGGAGGAGATTATACTGATCACACTACTTGGAATCCGATTGGAGGTGCCCCACCTTTAGGTCCTGGCGATCGGCCGGTAGGCTCTATCATTATTGTTCGAAGTGGCGATGTACTCACTTTTGATCAGAACAGCATTCGGGCATATCGCACTACTATTGAAGCCGGAGGTGTTTTGGAGGTAGATGATACCTTCGGTCATAGCTTAGGAACAGTAAGTGGTGCGGGGGATATACGAATAATTAGCAATGACAATAGCGCGGTTATGCCCGCTGGTTTTTACACTGATTTCTTCAGTTGTTCGGGTGGTGGCCTAGAATATGCCGGTACGGGCAACTATAGTATAGAAGGTGGACTCACCGAGTTACGCAACCTAACCCTGAGTGGTTCGGGGGCACGCAATCTTCCTAATAACACGTTAACGGTGTGTAATGATTTTACGATTACTGGGCCTACATTCAACAATCCTAACAACCAATCAGTCACTGTTCAAAACGACTTGTTGCTAAATTCTGGCACGTTTAATAACGGTAGTGGAGTGCTAACAGTAGATAATAATTTAACCGTCACTGGTGGTAGCTTCAACGGTAACACTGGAAGCAAAAGCATAGGAAATGGATTGACCGTGAACAGCGGATTACTAAATGTAGGTTCAGCGGGTACTTTCTCGGTAGGTGGTAACGTAGCTTTCGTCAGTGGTACCTTTAGCGGGGGAAGCGGGAGCGCAGTATTATCACTAGCCGGAAGTACTACTCAGACGGTAAGTGGTGCATTTACTGGAGCAGCAGCCTTCCACCGCTTGCAAATTGACAATGGGGCGGGGGTAAGTCTTACCGGAAGTGCCGAGGTTAATACAGAGCTTCAATTGGCTGATGGTATTGTGAACAATGGTAGTAATACCTTCACATTAGCTCAGTTAGCCAATGTTACCCCTAATGGTGGTAGTGCAGCCTCTTACGTCAGTGGCCAAGTGCGAAAAGTTATCGTTAATGGTGGGTCGTTTGAGTTCCCCATTGGAAAGGGTCGCTACGCACCTTTAGAAGTAGAAAATGTAAGTAGTAGCAGTACACTTACATGGAGAGCTGAGTACTTTCAGCAGAATGCTCAAGTGAGTGTTGCAGCAGTAGATAATATGACCCCTTCCAATGATGGCGAAACAATTGAAACCATTAGCCAGGGGGAATACTGGATTGTGAGCGACGATGCTGGTGCGACTCCATCGGGACTAGTGACTGCTGAAATAAATCTAAGCTGGGACGGCGGCAGTGACGTTTCTGCTACGGTAGCCGATTACGATGACCTCCGAGTAATGTGGTGGGATGACGCCGGATCGCATTGGGACAATGCCGGGTTCGGTGGTCATACAGGAGCCAGCGGTGGACAGGGGAGCCAGTCATTCGGAAAGCTATTTTCAGCAGTAGCTATCTCATTTTCCGAAAATGTGGTCACGATGGGTTCTACTACCGCGGCCAATCCTCTTCCAGTAGAGTTTTTAGAATTTACGGCGGAAGCCCAGCGGTTTAGTGTGCTGCTGAAGTGGAAAACCGCATCGGAAGAGAATAACGACTTCTTTGAGGTGCAGCGATCAAAAGACGGAAAATCTTGGGAGGCAATTGGTGTTGTAGATGGTGCCGGTAATAGCACAACTGTGCTATCGTATTCTTATAAAGATGAAAATCCGCTGGTCGGAACTATCTACTATCGGCTGCGTCAGGTAGATTTTGACGGCAGATTTGAGCATTCCAAAACGGCTAGCGTAGAAGTAGACGGGTTTTCCCCGCTAAATACATCGGTGCTCGATATTCGGGTGTTTCCTAATCCAACCAAAGGTGTAATAACGCTTCAGGTAGAGGGTTTGCCTTCCGGGGCGGTTGCTACGGTAAAACTAATAGACCTTTTTGGAAATGCGTTAGAAGTCATACAAGTACCTACCGAAAATCTGGTGTTGGGAGTAAAGTTAAACCAGCAGAGACGACAGCCTTCCGGACTGTACTTTGTAGATATTCAACAGGGCAATGTAAACCTTCAACGGAAAGTAATTATTCGCTAA
- a CDS encoding class I SAM-dependent methyltransferase: MKISAVPENWLERLAVWLKIAPTPICDTHMTFMMARTIMVGVKVGIFEALADSPKTADQVAARCATHAKATRTLLNTLVHLEYVTLKDNRYQLSSLARRWMLKDSPRSLHDKMLLQFLEWKFVEHYEDYLYSGAPLDYHNNMDGKQWQAYQRGMRSVAGISVEEVAQRTPMPPGATQMLDIGGAHGSYSVALCRKYPQLAATILDLPAAVEYARPILAEEKMGNQVVHQAGNALTDDLGEATWDIVFISSLVHHFDDDANAALAKRIARALKPGGYFIVQDFIRIDTPAAGDHLGGLFDLFFAATSEAGTYSEFEVRRWQQQAGLQPKRSVWLRSIPRHAQIVAEKL, translated from the coding sequence ATGAAAATTTCGGCTGTACCCGAAAACTGGTTAGAACGCCTGGCCGTCTGGCTGAAAATAGCCCCTACTCCAATATGCGACACCCATATGACGTTTATGATGGCTCGCACTATTATGGTAGGCGTAAAGGTGGGAATATTTGAGGCGTTAGCTGATTCTCCGAAAACGGCTGACCAAGTGGCAGCTAGATGCGCCACCCATGCCAAGGCCACGCGTACGCTGCTAAATACCCTAGTCCATTTAGAGTACGTTACGCTAAAAGATAACCGTTACCAACTTTCTTCTCTCGCTCGCCGGTGGATGCTGAAAGATAGCCCGCGCTCGCTACACGATAAAATGCTACTACAGTTTTTAGAATGGAAGTTTGTAGAGCACTACGAAGACTATCTGTACAGTGGAGCACCTCTTGACTATCATAATAATATGGATGGTAAACAGTGGCAGGCTTATCAGCGCGGGATGCGCTCGGTAGCCGGAATTTCGGTAGAAGAAGTAGCCCAGCGTACTCCTATGCCTCCGGGAGCCACCCAAATGCTGGATATTGGCGGAGCACACGGTTCTTATTCAGTTGCGTTGTGCCGAAAGTACCCTCAGCTCGCGGCCACTATTCTAGATTTGCCGGCAGCTGTTGAATACGCTAGACCTATTTTGGCGGAAGAGAAGATGGGGAACCAAGTGGTGCACCAAGCTGGCAATGCGCTGACTGACGATTTGGGCGAAGCCACTTGGGATATAGTTTTCATCTCTAGTTTAGTGCATCATTTTGATGATGACGCTAACGCTGCTCTCGCCAAGCGAATAGCCCGAGCACTAAAACCGGGGGGGTATTTCATTGTTCAGGATTTTATCCGAATAGATACTCCGGCAGCGGGAGATCATTTGGGAGGCTTATTTGACCTGTTTTTCGCAGCAACCAGTGAGGCCGGTACGTACTCAGAATTTGAAGTTAGACGGTGGCAGCAGCAGGCAGGATTGCAACCTAAGCGGAGTGTCTGGCTACGGTCTATCCCTCGCCACGCTCAAATTGTGGCGGAAAAGCTTTAA